From a region of the Cognatiyoonia koreensis genome:
- the der gene encoding ribosome biogenesis GTPase Der: MSFTLAIVGRPNVGKSTLFNRLVGKKLALVDDQPGVTRDLREGQGRIADLRFTVIDSAGLEDATDDSLQGRMRRLTERAVEMADVCLFMIDARAGLLPADEVFADILRKKNANVILAANKAEGKAADSTILEAFALGLGEPIRLSAEHGEGLGELMDRLRPLSEAFAAREEANAPETDVDVGDDDEDAPRIPTKAKPLQIAVVGRPNAGKSTLINKIIGEERLLTGPEAGITRDAISVSQEWDGVPMRIFDTAGMRKKAKVQEKLEKLSVSDGLRAVKFAEVVVVLLDVEIPFEQQDLRIADLAEREGRAVVVAVNKWDVETEKQSKLKDLRQSFERLLPQLKGAPLVTVSAKTGKGLDRLHQAIMRAHDVWNRRVSTAHLNRWLTGMLEQHPPPAPGGRRIKMRYATQVKTRPPAFVVMTSFPDMVPESYKRYLVNGLREDFDMPGTPIRLYLRDQGDKNPYKDKKSAQPSRLSKHLKKNRGE, translated from the coding sequence ATGTCCTTTACCCTTGCCATTGTGGGCCGCCCGAACGTGGGCAAATCCACATTGTTCAACCGTCTGGTCGGCAAGAAGCTTGCGCTGGTCGATGACCAGCCGGGTGTGACGCGCGACTTGCGCGAAGGGCAGGGCCGCATCGCCGACTTGCGCTTTACCGTAATCGACAGCGCCGGGTTGGAAGATGCGACGGATGACAGTCTTCAAGGCCGGATGCGTCGTCTGACGGAACGTGCAGTCGAGATGGCCGACGTCTGTTTGTTCATGATCGACGCGCGCGCCGGTTTGCTGCCTGCCGATGAGGTCTTTGCCGATATCCTGCGCAAGAAGAACGCCAATGTGATCCTTGCGGCCAACAAAGCCGAAGGCAAGGCGGCTGATTCGACGATTTTGGAAGCCTTTGCCCTTGGTCTGGGTGAGCCGATCCGTCTATCGGCCGAACATGGCGAGGGTCTGGGCGAATTAATGGATCGTCTGCGCCCGCTGTCGGAAGCCTTTGCCGCACGTGAAGAGGCGAATGCACCTGAAACGGACGTGGATGTCGGTGATGATGACGAAGACGCGCCGCGCATTCCGACCAAGGCGAAACCCTTGCAGATCGCTGTGGTTGGTCGCCCTAATGCGGGGAAATCAACGCTGATCAACAAAATCATCGGTGAGGAACGTTTGCTTACCGGGCCCGAAGCGGGGATCACGCGCGATGCGATTTCCGTCAGCCAGGAATGGGACGGTGTGCCCATGCGCATCTTTGACACCGCAGGCATGCGCAAGAAGGCCAAGGTGCAGGAAAAGCTGGAGAAGCTGTCCGTTTCGGATGGACTGCGCGCGGTGAAATTCGCCGAGGTCGTTGTTGTGCTGCTCGATGTTGAAATTCCGTTCGAGCAGCAGGATCTGCGGATCGCCGACCTTGCCGAGCGCGAGGGCCGCGCCGTTGTCGTGGCCGTCAATAAATGGGACGTCGAGACCGAAAAACAGTCAAAGCTGAAGGATTTGCGCCAGTCGTTCGAGCGCCTTCTGCCGCAGTTGAAAGGTGCCCCTTTGGTTACCGTGTCCGCCAAGACGGGTAAGGGGCTGGACCGCCTGCATCAGGCGATCATGCGCGCGCATGATGTCTGGAACCGCCGTGTCAGCACAGCACACCTGAACCGCTGGCTGACAGGCATGCTGGAACAGCACCCGCCACCGGCACCCGGCGGGCGGCGGATCAAGATGCGCTATGCAACGCAGGTCAAGACGCGTCCGCCTGCGTTTGTCGTCATGACATCGTTCCCAGACATGGTTCCCGAAAGCTATAAACGCTATCTGGTCAATGGGTTGCGCGAAGACTTTGATATGCCGGGCACGCCGATCCGGTTGTATTTGCGCGATCAGGGCGACAAGAATCCTTACAAGGACAAGAAGTCAGCCCAGCCGTCACGCCTGTCAAAACACCTCAAGAAAAACCGGGGCGAATAG